AGAGATGAAAATAGCGATAGCATGTGACCATGCCGGTTACGAGTACAAGGAACGGTTGGTAAAATACCTTCGGGAAAAAGGTCATGAAGTAAAGGATTTCGGTGCTTATTCTGCCGAGAGTATGGACTATCCGGATACAGCTCATCCGATGGCTGCGGCCGTGGAGGCTGGTGAATATGAAAGAGGAATTGCCATTTGCGGAAGTGGTAACGGCATTTCCATGACCGCCAATAAGCATCAGGGTATTCGTTGTGCTTTGTGCTGGAACATGGAACTTGCAGCTTTGGCTCGTCAGCATAATAATGCGAACGTGGTTGGATTGCCTGCTCGTTTTATTGCTTACGAGGAAGCTCAAAATGTGGTAGACGTTTTTTTGTCAACAGATTTTGAAGGTGGTCGCCACCAAAGAAGGGTGGAGAAGATTCCGGTAAAATAAAAGGGTTGGAAGGTTCATAAAGTTTATAAGGTCTATAAAGTTCTTGGTCCCCCGAGGGGCGCTTTGTCTATGACAGCTTGAGCTGCCGTTAAATCATTGTCCGAAGGACACCCGTTACTTTATAGACCTTATAAACCTTATAACTTTATGAACTCCGAACGTCAGATTCGGCACATATCCACCGGCATTTCTTTCTGTGCGTCCGTCACGGCCAAGGTGGTCATGTAAACAATGTCTCTCACGCTACATCCCATTTGTAAAATATGTACGGGTTTATTCAAACCAAGTAAAACGGGTCCGATGATTTCGTTGTTTCCTAGTTCTTGCAACACACCCAAGGCTATACTTCCGGAACTAAGGTTTGGGAAGATAATCGTGTTCACGTCCTTGTCTGCCAGTGGGGAGAACGGGAAACGTGCTTGTCGCAATTCGGTATTGAATGCGATGGATGCAGACATTTCGCCGTCAACCAGGATTTCGGGGTATTTACGATGAAGCGTGTCAACAGCCTCTTGTATCTGTGCCGGGCTACCCAAGCGGTATTCCCCGAAATTGGAGTATGAGGTGAGGGCGACAATCGGTTCCACGTTGAATTGTTTTACAGCCTCGTAGGTCAGGACGGTCACGCATTCCAGTGTGTCGGCTGACGGATGACTGTTGACTGTCGTGTCGGCTAGGAAATAAGTACCTTTTTTATTGGTCACGATGTGCATACCTACGGCATATTTGCAACAAGCTCTTAGGCCGATGATGTCTTTGGCAGCCCGGAGTACATCGTGGTAATTAGAGTGAATCCCGGAAATAAAACCGTCTGCCTCTCCTGATTCAACCATCATTAAACCGATGAAATTCGGGTTTTTCATTAATTCTTTGGCTTGTTCCAGAATAACCCCTTTTCTTTGTCTTTTTTCGTAATAAGCTTGGGTGTATTGATCTATTTTATTGATCTCTTTTGCCGGGTCGAAAATGGTTAGTTCGGGTAACTCTAATTTATATTGTTTTTGGAGAGTTTCGATTTCGCTTTTGTTGCCGATGAGTACGGGATAAGCGATCTTTTCGGAAAGTATTTCCTGTACGGCCATCAGGGTTTTTATATCGGCTCCTTCTGCGAACACGATCCGTTTGGGGTTAGTTTTGGCTTTACGGGTCATTCGGCGCATGAGTCTTTCGTCTTGGCCCATACGTTTTTCCAGTTGATCCCGGTAGGTATCCCAGTCTTCGATCTCCGTGCGAGCAACTCCCGATTCGATGGCGGCTTTGGCCACGGCAGGGGCGATGCGACTGATCAGACGGGTGTCCAGAGGTTTGGGAATGATATAATTCCTGCCGAAAGCGATGGACGGGTCATTGTATGCCATTTTCACGTTTTCGGGAACGGGTTCTTTCGTCAATTCAGCCAGCGCGTAAGTGGCGGCAAGTTTCATCTCCTCGTTTATGCTCCGGGCTTGCACATCCAATGCTCCCCGGAAGATATACGGGAATCCGAGTACATTGTTGATCTGGTTCGGGTAGTCCGAACGTCCCGTGGCGAAAATGATGTCCGGGCGGCTGTGAATGGCTTTTTCATAGCCGATTTCCGGATTCGGGTTAGCAAGGGCGAATACGATCGGGTCTTTGGCCATGCTTTGAATCATTTCTTCGCTCAATATATCAGCGACAGAAAGACCTAAAAACATATCAGCTCCAACGAGAGCTTCGGTTAGTGTACGGGCAGAGGTCTCAACGGCAAATTCTTCTTTCTCTGTGTTGAGGCCGGCTCTTCCCGTGTAGATAACTCCTTTGCTGTCGCACATGATCATGTTTTCTTTCTTCACACCCAATGCTTTATAAAGGCGGGCGCAGGAAATGGCCGCGGCTCCGGCCCCGTTGACCACGACACGAATGGTATCAATTTTTTTCCCGTTGAGTTCGAGGGCATTTAATAACCCGGCAGCTGAAATAATGGCTGTCCCGTGTTGGTCATCGTGCATCACGGGAATATCCAGTTCTTCTTTGAGCCGGCGTTCGATTTCGAAACATTCGGGTGCTTTAATATCTTCCAGGTTTATTCCCCCGAAAGTCGGGGAGATCATTTTAACCGTTTCGATGAATTTATCCACGTCTTTCGTGTCGAGTTCGATGTCAAACACGTCGATGTCCGCGAATATTTTAAACAATAATCCTTTCCCTTCCATGACGGGTTTGCCGGACAAGGCACCAATATCTCCTAGTCCGAGTACGGCTGTCCCGTTTGAAATCACGGCTACCAGGTTGCTCTTGGCTGTATATTTGTAGGCATCAATTTGATTTTTCTGGATTTCCAGGCAGGGTTCCGCTACCCCTGGAGAATAGGCCAGTGAAAGATCATATTGTGTACTATGTGGTTTTGTCGGAACGACTTCAATCTTTCCGGGACGTCCCATTGCGTGGTAATGCAGGGCCTGTTTTTTATCCATGTTGTTCATATTTTTAGTCATTTTAAGCGTGTGTAAAGCTATTTGGACTTGATTTAAATAACAAGGTATGATACGTTAATAAAAAGTTAAAGTCAGGACATTAACTCGGGTTAAAAGAATTTATAATTAATTTAGCAAATTGTAACATTGGTGCGTTAGATAATGGGAAAATTTGGAGGCATAATATTGATCTTGATATTATTGATGTGGTGTTGTAATACCCGGAAAACGGTTGTGGAGTTTAATCTTATCGGGTCTTCAGGGATACAGCCGGAGCTGATGGTTAACGGGGAGGAACGGGAAATTGAAGTGGATGACTCCGGCTATGCCAAATTGATGCTGACAGGGGGCGAACGCGGATACGCAACGTTAAAATATGGAAAGGATCGTCTTCCTTTGTTTATTGAAGACGGAACGACATTGCAAATATATATTTACGGGGACCATGCTAAAGGGAATATCCGTTTTGAAGGAGACGGCTCTCCCAAGAATAATTATTTGAATAGTCAGGTCATGAAGAATCTGTCTGTCGATTATGAACTGAATGCCCCGGAGTTTTTAGGCCAGTTGAAGGACTTGATTCAAGAGCAGTTTCATTATCTGGATACCATGGGTTTCGATGCCGCTTTTACTGAGATGGAACGGAACCGGATCAAGTTTTCCACTTATAAAGCGTTGGAAAATTACCCTTTGTATCATGCTTGGAGTACGGGAAACACGGATTATCAGCCGGATACCGCTTATCTTTCCTGTATCAAAAAATTGATCAAGGAAGATGAGAAGTTGTTGGTTCTGAAGGAGTACCAGGAAGGAATGGCCTCCTTGGTTTCGTTGATCAGTACGTACCACATGAAGGAGCTGGATGCCTACAAGCAAGTGATGGCACAGTTTGATTACGTGATTCACCATTTGACGAACGAGACGCTGGTGGAGTTCCTGATCGATCATTACGCTTATGCTTATTTGCTTGGTGTGGGAATTGACGAGCATATTGATGATGTCTTGCGGGTGTATGATTTTTACGTGAAGGACCCGGCATTGCGGAAACGGTTTCAAGAGATTTATGATCGTTGTGCGAAAATTGTCCCCAGTAGTCCTGCTTTTGATTTTATGTTTACGGATATTGCCGGGCAAGCCGTCGAATTGGAAGATTTCAGGGGAAAATATTTGTTCATCAACGTGTGGACTACTTGGGGTGTTCCTTGTCGCTATGAAAATCTGGCTTGGGAGAAACTGGAGAAAGAGTTTGAAGATGAAAATATCGTGTTCGTGGCTGTTTCTTGTGATAATGACCGTGCTGTCTGGGAAAAGCGGGTGCGAGAGAATCCCAAGGGAGAAGTACAATTATACATGGGGAGTGACCGTTCTTTCATGGATTTTTACATGATTCGCGGAATCCCTCGTTTTATTTTGATCGCTCCGGATGGACGTATTATCAACTCGGATATGTCACGACCTTCTGATCCCGAAACAGCGAAAACGTTGCGGGCTTATCTGAAAGAAAAATAGTTTTTTATTTAAACCACTGGGTCACGTCCTCATTTTTCAGAATGTGGATGATTGTCTTGCCGTCAGCCGTGTAATTGGGATGCTGGCAGGCGAACAAGTTGTCGAACAGATTGCTCATTTCCTGTCTGTCCAGTGGGGTATTGTAATCTAGCGATGCCGCCTTAGCGAGCGACAGGGCTATGCGTTCCCTCATTTTATCTCGGATTGAACCTTCCGTGTTCTTGTAATGTTCAATCAGGCTGATAAGCACTTCTTTTCCGCGAGAAGTCGACAAGTCGGACGGGGTGGCGTAGATGGCGTAACAATTCTTTCCGAATTCTCCGAGTTCAAAGCCTAACATGGCCAGATCGTCCATGATTTCTTTTACGAGTAGAAAATCTTCAGCCGAGAGTTCCAGAGTTTCGGGGAACAGGCTTTTTTGTCCGCAGATTTGTTGGTGTGACAAGGTTTCCAGGTAACGTTCGTATAGCACCCGTTCGTGCGCCCGTTTCTGATCAATGAACATCAACCCGGAATGAACGGGCGTGACAATGAATCTGCCTTTCATTTGCACGAAAGAGATGATTCCTTCGTGGTCCTCCTGTTTCTCTGCCATTTCGGGGATTTCAGTTTGTACTTCTTCGGTTTTATCTTCCAATCCGGCGAAGAGTGCATCCCAGTTCGCGGGAACTTTTTCCTTGTGCCGGGGTTCGAAGTTCTGGCGTGAACTATTACCGCCTGACTGTTCGAAGTTTGAATCTTCTTTCGAGATCGAGGTGGAATAGTTGAACGGGTTGTAATGGGGATTATAACTGACCTTGGGAACCTTCGGGAGAATCGGTGAGTCGGGAACCGTGAAGTCAACCTTGTCTTCCGTGTCAAAGTCTATTGTTGGGGTTACGTTGAATTTGCCCAAGGCCTCTTTCACGCTGGCCAGTATAATTTGGAATATAG
The window above is part of the Butyricimonas paravirosa genome. Proteins encoded here:
- the rpiB gene encoding ribose 5-phosphate isomerase B — encoded protein: MKIAIACDHAGYEYKERLVKYLREKGHEVKDFGAYSAESMDYPDTAHPMAAAVEAGEYERGIAICGSGNGISMTANKHQGIRCALCWNMELAALARQHNNANVVGLPARFIAYEEAQNVVDVFLSTDFEGGRHQRRVEKIPVK
- a CDS encoding NADP-dependent malic enzyme, with the translated sequence MNNMDKKQALHYHAMGRPGKIEVVPTKPHSTQYDLSLAYSPGVAEPCLEIQKNQIDAYKYTAKSNLVAVISNGTAVLGLGDIGALSGKPVMEGKGLLFKIFADIDVFDIELDTKDVDKFIETVKMISPTFGGINLEDIKAPECFEIERRLKEELDIPVMHDDQHGTAIISAAGLLNALELNGKKIDTIRVVVNGAGAAAISCARLYKALGVKKENMIMCDSKGVIYTGRAGLNTEKEEFAVETSARTLTEALVGADMFLGLSVADILSEEMIQSMAKDPIVFALANPNPEIGYEKAIHSRPDIIFATGRSDYPNQINNVLGFPYIFRGALDVQARSINEEMKLAATYALAELTKEPVPENVKMAYNDPSIAFGRNYIIPKPLDTRLISRIAPAVAKAAIESGVARTEIEDWDTYRDQLEKRMGQDERLMRRMTRKAKTNPKRIVFAEGADIKTLMAVQEILSEKIAYPVLIGNKSEIETLQKQYKLELPELTIFDPAKEINKIDQYTQAYYEKRQRKGVILEQAKELMKNPNFIGLMMVESGEADGFISGIHSNYHDVLRAAKDIIGLRACCKYAVGMHIVTNKKGTYFLADTTVNSHPSADTLECVTVLTYEAVKQFNVEPIVALTSYSNFGEYRLGSPAQIQEAVDTLHRKYPEILVDGEMSASIAFNTELRQARFPFSPLADKDVNTIIFPNLSSGSIALGVLQELGNNEIIGPVLLGLNKPVHILQMGCSVRDIVYMTTLAVTDAQKEMPVDMCRI
- a CDS encoding TlpA family protein disulfide reductase, whose protein sequence is MGKFGGIILILILLMWCCNTRKTVVEFNLIGSSGIQPELMVNGEEREIEVDDSGYAKLMLTGGERGYATLKYGKDRLPLFIEDGTTLQIYIYGDHAKGNIRFEGDGSPKNNYLNSQVMKNLSVDYELNAPEFLGQLKDLIQEQFHYLDTMGFDAAFTEMERNRIKFSTYKALENYPLYHAWSTGNTDYQPDTAYLSCIKKLIKEDEKLLVLKEYQEGMASLVSLISTYHMKELDAYKQVMAQFDYVIHHLTNETLVEFLIDHYAYAYLLGVGIDEHIDDVLRVYDFYVKDPALRKRFQEIYDRCAKIVPSSPAFDFMFTDIAGQAVELEDFRGKYLFINVWTTWGVPCRYENLAWEKLEKEFEDENIVFVAVSCDNDRAVWEKRVRENPKGEVQLYMGSDRSFMDFYMIRGIPRFILIAPDGRIINSDMSRPSDPETAKTLRAYLKEK